Below is a genomic region from Lysobacter terrestris.
CATCGCAACTACCTTCCGATGGTCGGCGTGCTGTATGCCGCCGTGGGACTGGCGGTGGTGGGCGGCGATGCGCTGCGCAAGGCAGGCCTGCGTCCCGGTCGCATCGGCGCGGTGCTGGCGGTGGGCCTGGTCGCACTCCTGGCCTTCGGCGCCCACGGCCGCGCGCGTGTCTGGAGCTCGCCGGAAACGCTGGCGGTCAGCGCGGTGACGAGCCATCCACAATCGTTGCGCGCCAACATGGCGCTAGTGCGCGTGGCACAGCAACAGAACAACCGCCAAGCAGTGGCACAGGCACTGGATCGCCTCATTGCTGCCGACAACCCCCGCACGCGCGCGATGGGGTATTTCAACCGCCTCTACCTGGCCTGCGCGCTCGATCGGGATGGGAATCCGGACGACCTGCGGCAGGCAATTGAATTGATGCCGCCGCGCGTGATCTATGCCGACCCTGAGTTCTTCGGCTTGTTGCTGGACAATACCCCTCAGGGGTGCGGCGCGGTGACCGATCGGATGCTGGGCGACGCGTTGGACACGCTGCTGGATCGTGCGACGGCGCAGCCCGATGGAGAGTGGGCGAAGTGGCGGTTGCGCAACATGGCTGCCCGTTTCTATGCGCGTAGCGGCGACTGGCAGAGGACGCGCGAGCAGGCCCTGCTCGCCTGGCAACCAGGTACCGATCCGGCCGCAGCGGAGCTGCTAGTGCGTGCGCAGCTGCGGACCGGCGACATCGCTGGCGCGGAGCGGACATGGGAAGAAGCCAGCAGGCGCGCCAGAGCCGCGGACCAAGCTGGCCTGCAATGGCTCCGGCGCCAGATCGATATCGCCCGCAAGCAACCGCAAAGCAACGCCGGCGCTTCGCCTTGAATGCGCCCTTGCCACGACCGGTGGCCCAACCTCGCCGCGTGCTGTTCGTCAGCACCTCCTTCCCTTCCTCGGAGTCGGACTGGAAGGGACTGTTCATCGCCCGCATGGTCGAAGCGCTTGCCGCGCGAGAGGATGTCCGGCTGCGTGCCTGGATGCCGCCCGGCCCGCTGCCGGATGCCGTCGATTCCGCAATAAACGACGACGACGCGCAATGGCTGTCGAAACTTATGCAGGCCGGCGGCATCGCGCACCTGATGCGCAACCGGCCGTTGCATGGCGCGGCGGCGGTGACGGGACTACTGGCGCGGCTTCGCCGTGTCTACCGGGATGCCGCGGATGCGCAACTGTTCCATGTGAACTGGTTGCAGAACGCCCTGCCGCTCCCGCGCAACGACCGCCGTCCCGCGCTCGTGACCGCGCTGGGCACGGATATCCGCCTGCTGCAGCTCCCTGCGATGAAAGCCCTCCTGCGCAGGTCGATCCGCAACCGCCGGACGCTGCTCTGCCCCAATGCGGACTGGATGGTGCCGGTGCTCGAACAGGCATTCGGCGACATCGCTCGCGTGCAATGCGTGCCATTCGGCATCGACGCAGGCTGGTATGGGATCGAGCGCACCCAGAATTCCGATGGCCGCCACAGGTGGCTCTGCGTTACCAGATTGACCAAGAACAAGCTCGGCCCGCTGTTCCAGTGGGGCGAACGCTTCTTCGCGGACCATCCGGGCCGGGAACTGCACGTGTTCGGACCGCGCCAGGAAGCAGGCATCGCCATCCCCGCTTGGGTGCAGTTTCATGGCCCAGCGACACCCGAAGCACTGCGCCGCGACTGGTTCCCGTCGGCCACCGGGCTCATCACCCTCAGCCAGCATTCGGAAGGACGGCCGCAGGTGATGCTGGAAGCCATGGCCGCGGGGCTCCCGATCCTCGCGTCGAGGCTGCCGGCCCACGAAGACTTGATCGAGCACGCGCGAACGGGCTGGCTATGCGACGATGCGGCGGGAATGGCCCAAGGCCTTGAAGCGATCGAAGATCCCATGCGCAATGCGGAAATCGGCGAACACTCGCGCGCGTGGGCGCGCGACCGGATCGGCACATGGGCCGATTGCGCTGATCGCTACGCCGCGCTCTACGACGAGTTGCTGAGCCCATGAACCACGCCCGGGGCAGTGTATTCCTGCTGGGCGCAGGCGGATTCATCGGTCGCCACCTTGCCCGGCGCCTTGCCGAGGACGGGCATGCGGTCATCGCGGCGACCAGGGCGCCGGCCACGTTCGAGCACCCTGGGATCCGCAACGTCGTCGGCGGCTGGGACGATGCCACCCAGTTCGCCCGCTGGCTGCCGGGATGCGCCGCCGCGATCCACGCGGCTTCGTCCAGCACCCCCGGCAGCAGCGACGCGCGCCCGCAACTGGACGGCAACCTGCGCACCACCCTGGCGATGATCGAAGCCCTGCAGGACACGCCTTCGTGCCGCGTGCTGTTCTTGTCCTCGGCGGGGACCCTGTACGGGGATCGCGCGACACCCGCGGCCGAAACCGATCCGATCCGCCCACGCAGCTACCACGGTGCAGGCAAGGCGGCGGCGGAGCACTTCTTCCAAGCGTGGGCGACCCAGTACGAGGGCACCGTCACGGTGCTGCGGCCGTCCAAC
It encodes:
- a CDS encoding glycosyltransferase family 4 protein, with protein sequence MLFVSTSFPSSESDWKGLFIARMVEALAAREDVRLRAWMPPGPLPDAVDSAINDDDAQWLSKLMQAGGIAHLMRNRPLHGAAAVTGLLARLRRVYRDAADAQLFHVNWLQNALPLPRNDRRPALVTALGTDIRLLQLPAMKALLRRSIRNRRTLLCPNADWMVPVLEQAFGDIARVQCVPFGIDAGWYGIERTQNSDGRHRWLCVTRLTKNKLGPLFQWGERFFADHPGRELHVFGPRQEAGIAIPAWVQFHGPATPEALRRDWFPSATGLITLSQHSEGRPQVMLEAMAAGLPILASRLPAHEDLIEHARTGWLCDDAAGMAQGLEAIEDPMRNAEIGEHSRAWARDRIGTWADCADRYAALYDELLSP
- a CDS encoding NAD-dependent epimerase/dehydratase family protein; translation: MNHARGSVFLLGAGGFIGRHLARRLAEDGHAVIAATRAPATFEHPGIRNVVGGWDDATQFARWLPGCAAAIHAASSSTPGSSDARPQLDGNLRTTLAMIEALQDTPSCRVLFLSSAGTLYGDRATPAAETDPIRPRSYHGAGKAAAEHFFQAWATQYEGTVTVLRPSNVFGPGQSARRGFGIIPTAFDCALHGTPLSIWDGSTVRDYLYVDDLLDLCAATIAHSFEPGAHVFNAAFGEGVTLDALIDRIDAVTGRPIERRYETARRVDVHTITADTTAARSAFGWSPAIDLDEGLHRTWQWYSTQA